One segment of Daphnia magna isolate NIES linkage group LG2, ASM2063170v1.1, whole genome shotgun sequence DNA contains the following:
- the LOC116915884 gene encoding G2/mitotic-specific cyclin-B2 — translation MPLTRLEALSSAISVHDDGENAATLRGKSSLSTSGKFSGAVTKQRSVLGDICSNKSTLTNVASETDFKKPQLLPSKIFKKQVQDSENTPQPLPSDKDDVQPTVDTERRQSFSSQNLEIENIDKESNPQLVAVYVKDIYKYLHELEEKAVIRPNYMEGYKIRPTMRTILIDWMVEVHGRFKLLQETLYLTVATMDRFLQVEPTIVRHDLQLVGLTCMFIASKFEEMYTPEIHDFVFMSDKAYTKKEILRMELRILRALDFSLGRPLPLHFLRRYTKAATHVYDWVDVLHHTLSKYLMELSLPEYEFCHFLPSQLAAASLCLSLKILDESETPIDVLWNDTLVFYSGYTYGALEPIVEKFCSLIIKSETSKYQAIRKKYLVSKFYQISALPNFKSPVTHAFMAKMALKNSNFTHVSYTNDGC, via the exons ATGCCTCTGACCAGACTAGAAGCACTTTCCTCTGCTATATCG GTTCATGATGATGGTGAAAATGCTGCCACGCTAAGAGGCAAAAGTAGTCTGTCGACAAGTGGGAAATTTTCAGGAGCAGTAACGAAGCAGAGGTCTGTTTTGGGGGACATTTGCAGCAACAAATCAACGTTGACAAATGTAGCCTCTGAGACTGATTTTAAGAAACCACAACTTTTGCCTTCTAAGATCTTCAAGAAACAAGTTCAAGATTCAGAGAA TACACCTCAGCCACTGCCAAGTGACAAGGATGATGTCCAACCTACTGTAGACACAGAAAGACGGCAATCATTTTCCTCTCAAAATTTGGAGATAGAAAATATTGATAAAGAATCTAATCCCCAGCTGGTTGCTGTTTACGTGAAGGATATCTACAAATACCTGCATGAGTTAGAG GAAAAAGCTGTCATTAGACCTAATTACATGGAAGGCTACAAGATCAGGCCAACCATGCGCACGATCTTAATTGACTGGATGGTGGAAGTCCATGGACGTTTCAAACTACTCCAGGAAACACTGTATTTGACAGTGGCTACTATGGATCGTTTTCTTCAG GTTGAGCCGACTATTGTACGACATGATCTGCAACTTGTTGGCCTTACGTGCATGTTCATCGCTTCTAAATTCGAAGAGATGTACACTCCTGAGATCCATGACTTTGTTTTCATGTCGGATAAGGCTTATACAAAGAAGGAAATTCTGCGCATGGAGTTACGCATACTTAGGGCATTGGACTTTAGTTTAGGCCGTCCGCTTCCTCTTCATTTCTTACGTCGGTACACAAAAGCTGCTACGCATGTTTATGACTGG GTTGACGTTCTTCACCACACCCTGTCAAAGTATTTGATGGAACTGTCGTTGCCAGAATACGAGTTCTGTCACTTTTTACCATCGCAACTGGCTGCGGCATCGCTATGCTTGTCTCTTAA GATTCTTGATGAAAGTGAAACACCTATTGATGTTTTATGGAACGACACGTTGGTTTTTTATTCTGGGTACACTTACGGAGCTCTGGAGCCGATAGTGGAGAAATTTTGCTCTCTGATTATTAAGTCAGAAACAAGCAAGTACCAG GCTATACGGAAGAAGTATCTCGTCTCTAAGTTTTACCAGATCAGCGCTcttccaaatttcaaatccCCAGTTACTCATGCCTTCATGGCGAAAATGGCGCTGAAGAACTCAAATTTTACCCATGTTTCTTACACTAATGATGGTTGCTAA
- the LOC116915887 gene encoding uncharacterized protein LOC116915887, with protein sequence MIKSLFIVVVAVCCASAQYHLNPKEYRSDNPSPSFEVEQVDERFIKTVSLTLSTTTTTTTSTATATCTTSTGALSVCTASGRRRRGLHLSGNKEGRGLFYNENEEDSEDGTIFLPSLIKEEGQSVKSEVEPIRETREAPAPIPFVVQPGFNAPAGQGRVLLFFGTSTVTTTTTTTTTTTSLTAICRSTTGFQVCGSTGK encoded by the exons ATGATCAAAAGTTTATTCATCGTTGTCGTCGCAGTTTGCTGCGCTTCTGCTCAGTACCATCTGAATCCCAAAGAGTACCGAAGCGACAACCCATCGCCATCCTTTGAGGTCGAACAGGTCGATGAACGATTCATAAAAACAGTCTCTTTGACCCTATCGACCACGACTACCACAACAACATCGACGGCAACAGCAACGTGCACCACGTCCACTGGTGCGCTTTCCGTTTGCACAGCGTCCGGAAGACGTCGTCGTGGTCTCCATCTCAGCGGAAACAAGGAAGGCCGTGGACTGTTCTACaacgaaaatgaagaagatAGCGAAGATGGAACCATTTTCCTGCCTTCACTTATCAA GGAAGAAGGTCAGTCTGTGAAATCAGAAGTTGAACCTATCCGCGAAACACGCGAAGCCCCTGCACCCATTCCATTCGTCGTTCAGCCCGGATTTAATGCTCCTGCTGGCCAAGGACGTGTGTTGCTCTTTTTTGGCACATCGACAGTCACGACCACAACCaccaccacaacaacaacaacgtcGTTGACTGCCATTTGCCGCAGCACAACCGGATTTCAAGTATGCGGATCCACTGGCAAATAA
- the LOC116915886 gene encoding uncharacterized protein LOC116915886 yields MQFVFASFVFVSFIIYASAQYQLDPSQYYVDNHFRSGSPDSSFDVAEVDERFIKTVSLTLSTTTVTTTTTSMATCTTSTGALSVCTASGRRRRGLHLSGNKEGRGLFYNENEEPSEDGTIFLPSPIKEEEKQIEPVPTPEENKEAKAIPFVVESGFSAPARQSRVLVYFGTSTTTRTTTTTSTTTLTAICLSTTGYQVCGSHGK; encoded by the exons atgcagttcGTTTTCGCTAGCTTTGTCTTCGTTTCCTTCATTATTTATGCATCGGCTCAGTACCAGCTAGATCCTAGCCAATACTACGTTGACAATCATTTCCGGAGCGGAAGTCCAGATTCATCTTTTGATGTTGCGGAGGTCGACGAACGTTTTATCAAGACGGTATCGTTGACTCTGTCGACGACTACCGTCACCACCACAACGACTTCGATGGCAACGTGCACCACGTCCACTGGTGCGCTTTCCGTTTGCACAGCGTCCGGAAGACGTCGTCGTGGTCTCCATCTCAGCGGAAACAAGGAAGGACGCGGGCTGTTCTACAACGAGAACGAAGAACCCAGCGAAGATGGCACCATCTTCTTGCCATCGCCTATCAA ggaagaggaaaaacaaattgaaccGGTCCCAACTCccgaagaaaacaaagaggCCAAGGCGATTCCGTTCGTCGTCGAGTCTGGATTCAGCGCTCCTGCTAGACAAAGTCGTGTTTTGGTGTATTTTGGTACGTCAACTACCACGAGAACAACTACGACAACCAGCACAACGACGTTGACGGCCATCTGTCTCAGCACCACCGGATATCAGGTGTGCGGATCCCATGGCAAATAA
- the LOC116915885 gene encoding uncharacterized protein LOC116915885: protein MQLLFSSILVLAVAACAYAEAGKDSGNDELEKNFRAGGPEPSYDVKERKNEGRFIFKTVSVTLQTSTVTSTSTEVSTCTTSTAGLSVCTASGRRRRGLHLSGNKEGRGLFYNENEEESEDGNVFLPSVDKVEDTPVQSEATREAKESSVDVVPFVVQPGFDAPAGQGRVYLAFRTSTITTTSTTTRTTTLTAICISTTGFQVCGSQGK from the exons ATGCAGCTTTTGTTTTCCAGCATATTGGTATTGGCTGTAGCAGCTTGTGCGTACGCTGAAGCCGGAAAGGATTCCGGAAACGACGAATTAGAAAAGAACTTCCGCGCTGGGGGTCCGGAGCCTTCCTATGACGTCAAGGAACGAAAAAATGAAGgccgtttcattttcaaaactgTGTCGGTAACTCTTCAGACGTCGACTGTTACCTCAACTTCGACTGAAGTATCGACATGCACGACATCAACGGCTGGTCTTTCCGTTTGCACAGCATCCGGACGACGTCGTCGTGGTCTCCATCTCAGCGGGAACAAGGAAGGCCGTGGACTGTTTTATAACGAAAACGAAGAGGAAAGCGAAGATGGCAACGTGTTCCTACCATCTGTTGACAA GGTTGAGGACACACCTGTTCAATCTGAGGCTACTCGTGAAGCCAAAGAAAGCTCTGTTGACGTTGTTCCATTCGTTGTCCAACCTGGATTTGATGCTCCTGCTGGCCAGGGTCGCGTATATTTAGCTTTTCGCACGTCAACGATCACGACCACCTCTACAACTACGCGCACTACCACACTGACTGCTATTTGCATCAGCACCACGGGATTCCAGGTGTGCGGATCCCAGGGCAAATAA